A single genomic interval of Helianthus annuus cultivar XRQ/B chromosome 13, HanXRQr2.0-SUNRISE, whole genome shotgun sequence harbors:
- the LOC110900231 gene encoding U-box domain-containing protein 44 — protein MAEILPIGTILAVAISQVIKTAHAAKDVVIEKESFRTLSAHLFDIVSVLKQLELGELNESPITRKALENLETDVKKANALVEKYKNRGRFYLLIKCRHIVKEVQDVTRDIGKSLNSLCLANAEILSGISDEVTRLQNEMQRAEFATCQSQIRILDKLDQGLASQKLDNGFANDIIVDIARAVGVTVEPSEIRKELDSFKREKEEAENRKERAEVYLLEQIIELLSRADAAQDYEHVKGQYMQRLRVIEGHDPKSESIPPFKAFICGITNNVMVDPVSLSNGTAYSRVAIEAWFGSGEKTDPITGEPLEDLSFRSNIQLRQSIQEWKELNYCMIIRSCKSKLMSRNDSSVEDAVYQIRDLIKESSINKDWISIGGLTVLLIDILPNLRNQQVKTEVLVTLKYAVEGHARNKDLLVENKGFCHIVPCLVHESTPSKAALELIYEIAVEESGQNVDYTRELSQQCNPVSFLVTILKGTEAELSEKAHKILKELVDIDEENAVISAKEEWYEPLVDCIVQGPKSTKMAILRRIVHLELEEHNTKVLCELGLIPPLLEMASADLEAKELSLSMLVKLSTVSENKRVFSAAGGVPLIVDTMCSTPFPVIIPAKCLEILEKLSSNGDGIKFLVDVNKTQLNLESLVENLLAFLQNSLLPCTVLRPVLRSLFNICESESGLVKTAVLTAGGISLVLNLLDHADSETREAAINLLFLFSNHEPLGVAEFLLKPRRLEAFIGLLENTNKSDVQKAAVGLLANLPKSEVTLTSKLIELEGLKAIIEILESGNTEAKENALSALFRFTDPTNIEAQKMVVELGAYNLLVDFLKNGSVTAKARAAALIGDLSMRSSELTMTSSTGQWCSCFGRARVNTCPAHGGICSVKSTFCLLEAKALPELVKLLHGEVHATAYEAIQTLSTLVDKESPRRGTHVLHESGAVVPILEVLNWGSESLKVEALEVLEKVFMLTEMVDRYGSTARMGLVRLTGRSIHEEGHLHRKAAKVLLLIERHSRSSTSFVTGVSG, from the exons ATGGCGGAAATCCTACCAATCGGTACAATATTAGCTGTGGCCATAAGCCAGGTCATCAAAACCGCTCACGCTGCGAAAGACGTAGTTATCGAAAAGGAGAGTTTCCGGACCCTTTCTGCTCACCTTTTCGACATCGTGAGTGTGTTAAAACAACTCGAGCTAGGAGAATTAAACGAGTCACCAATCACAAGAAAAGCCCTCGAAAACCTCGAAACCGATGTCAAAAAAGCGAATGCCCTTGTGGAAAAATACAAAAACCGAGGCCGTTTCTACTTGTTAATTAAATGCAGGCACATTGTCAAAGAGGTTCAAGATGTAACACGAGACATCGGAAAATCGTTAAATAGTTTATGTCTTGCGAACGCCGAGATCCTATCCGGGATATCCGATGAAGTAACGCGGTTGCAAAACGAGATGCAACGAGCTGAATTCGCCACGTGTCAGTCTCAGATTCGAATCCTCGATAAGTTAGACCAGGGGCTTGCGAGTCAAAAACTCGACAACGGTTTTGCGAACGATATCATAGTGGACATAGCTCGAGCTGTGGGCGTGACGGTTGAACCGTCTGAGATTCGGAAAGAATTAGACAGCTtcaagagagagaaagaagaagcAGAAAACCGAAAAGAACGAGCCGAGGTTTATCTTTTGGAGCAAATTATCGAGCTGTTATCACGAGCTGATGCTGCGCAGGATTACGAGCATGTTAAGGGTCAATACATGCAACGGTTACGTGTGATTGAAGGCCATGATCCAAAATCGGAATCTATTCCACCTTTTAAAGCATTCATTTGTGGGATTACTAACAACGTTATGGTTGATCCCGTTAGTCTCTCTAACGGTACTGCATATTCACGAGTTGCTATCGAAGCATGGTTCGGTTCTGGTGAAAAAACCGACCCCATAACCGGTGAGCCGCTTGAAGATTTGTCGTTTAGATCGAATATCCAGTTGAGACAGTCGATTCAAGAATGGAAAGAGCTCAATTACTGCATGATAATCCGATCGTGCAAGTCAAAACTGATGTCGAGAAATGACTCAAGCGTTGAAGATGCGGTTTATCAAATACGGGATCTTATAAAAGAAAGTTCGATTAATAAAGATTGGATTTCGATTGGTGGACTCACTGTATTGCTTATCGACATCCTCCCAAACTTGCGTAACCAACAAGTTAAAACCGAAGTATTAGTTACGTTAAAGTATGCCGTTGAAGGACATGCAAGAAACAAG gaTCTCTTGGTTGAGAATAAGGGATTTTGTCACATAGTGCCATGCTTAGTGCATGAATCAACTCCATCTAAAGCTGCATTAGAGTTGATATATGAAATAGCGGTTGAGGAATCGGGTCAAAATGTGGATTACACCCGAGAGCTTTCTCAGCAATGTAATCCAGTTTCGTTTCTCGTGACTATTTTAAAGGGTACAGAGGCGGAGTTATCCGAAAAAGCACACAAAATCTTGAAGGAACTTGTAGATATCGATGAAGAAAATGCTGTTATTTCCGCCAAAGAAGAATGGTATGAACCTCTTGTCGATTGCATCGTTCAAG GtccaaaatcaacaaaaatggcgATTCTAAGACGGATTGTTCATTTAGAGCTTGAAGAACACAACACAAAGGTCCTATGCGAGCTCGGTTTAATTCCACCGTTACTCGAAATGGCATCCGCTGACCTGGAAGCAAAAGAACTATCGTTATCTATGCTCGTAAAGCTTTCAACAGTTTCCGAAAACAAACGCGTTTTCTCAGCTGCCGGTGGAGTTCCTCTAATAGTCGACACGATGTGTTCTACCCCTTTCCCGGTCATCATTCCCGCCAAATGTTTGGAAATTCTGGAAAAACTTTCTTCCAACGGGGACGGGATCAAATTTCTCGTTGACGTGAACAAAACCCAACTCAATCTCGAGTCGTTAGTCGAGAATCTGTTAGCCTTTTTACAGAATTCGCTTCTACCGTGTACCGTATTGAGGCCGGTTTTACGCTCTCTTTTCAATATTTGCGAATCCGAATCGGGGCTTGTGAAGACTGCGGTTCTTACAGCTGGCGGGATTTCTCTTGTTTTAAATCTTCTCGATCACGCCGATAGTGAAACACGTGAAGCTGCTATCAACCTCTTGTTTTTATTCTCCAACCACGAGCCGCTAGGAGTGGCGGAGTTTCTCCTAAAACCGAGAAGATTAGAGGCGTTTATCGGTCTTCTAGAGAACACGAACAAATCCGATGTACAAAAAGCCGCAGTCGGTTTACTAGCAAACCTACCGAAATCAGAAGTTACACTCACAAGTAAGTTAATCGAACTAGAAGGACTAAAAGCGATTATAGAGATACTGGAATCGGGAAACACCGAAGCTAAAGAAAACGCTTTGAGTGCACTCTTTCGGTTCACGGATCCAACCAACATCGAGGCTCAGAAGATGGTCGTTGAACTCGGTGCGTATAATTTACTCGTGGACTTCCTTAAAAACGGGTCGGTTACAGCCAAGGCACGAGCGGCTGCTCTCATTGGTGATCTATCCATGCGTAGCTCTGAGCTCACGATGACATCATCAACGGGTCAATGGTGCTCGTGCTTCGGTCGAGCCCGGGTCAACACATGCCCAGCTCATGGCGGTATATGCAGCGTGAAGAGTACGTTTTGTCTTTTGGAGGCGAAAGCGTTACCCGAGCTGGTCAAACTTTTACACGGGGAAGTCCACGCGACAGCTTACGAAGCGATACAGACGCTATCGACTTTAGTGGATAAGGAGTCTCCGCGCAGAGGGACCCATGTGCTACACGAGAGCGGGGCTGTGGTTCCAATATTGGAGGTATTGAATTGGGGTTCGGAGTCTTTAAAGGTGGAGGCTTTAGAGGTGTTGGAGAAAGTCTTTATGTTGACCGAAATGGTTGACCGGTACGGGTCAACGGCTAGAATGGGTCTTGTGAGGTTAACGGGTCGGAGCATTCATGAAGAAGGACATCTTCATAGGAAGGCTGCTAAAGTGTTGTTGCTTATCGAACGTCATTCGCGTTCTTCAACTTCGTTTGTTACTGGAGTTAGCGGTTGA